One stretch of Rhizobium rhizoryzae DNA includes these proteins:
- a CDS encoding protein-L-isoaspartate(D-aspartate) O-methyltransferase yields MIEREGFASLVLRLRAQGVTDLDLLTACEQTPRTQFVPSQFVSEAYSSRSIPIDCGSFMEGADQAVRILSKLQLKPGHRVLEIGTGSGYLTAVMARIAERVFSVDRFRTLISGAQERVDSLGLRNAIVRQADGMNGMQGEGTFDRIIATAAFSAVPRFYADQLVHGGSMIAPMVIDEENCMMVRLTKTGSRFEREDLFPVSYLPLVPHIASYL; encoded by the coding sequence ATGATCGAGAGGGAAGGTTTTGCCTCTCTGGTCCTTCGCCTGAGGGCGCAAGGCGTAACAGACCTCGATCTTCTCACAGCCTGCGAACAGACGCCGCGCACCCAGTTTGTTCCCTCGCAATTCGTAAGCGAAGCCTATTCAAGCCGCTCCATTCCGATTGACTGCGGCTCCTTCATGGAGGGCGCTGATCAGGCGGTTCGCATTCTGTCCAAACTGCAGTTGAAGCCGGGTCATCGTGTCCTGGAGATTGGCACAGGCAGTGGCTATCTGACGGCGGTCATGGCGCGCATAGCCGAGCGTGTGTTCTCTGTGGATCGCTTCCGAACCTTGATCTCCGGCGCCCAGGAGCGGGTCGATTCGCTGGGTCTGCGCAACGCTATCGTGCGGCAGGCGGATGGCATGAATGGGATGCAGGGTGAAGGTACCTTCGATCGAATTATCGCAACCGCCGCCTTTAGCGCTGTACCCCGTTTTTATGCCGATCAGTTGGTTCATGGGGGATCAATGATTGCCCCTATGGTCATTGATGAAGAGAACTGCATGATGGTGCGCCTGACGAAAACCGGCAGCCGTTTTGAACGTGAAGACCTTTTTCCAGTCAGCTATCTCCCGCTGGTCCCGCATATCGCGTCATATCTGTAA
- a CDS encoding peptidoglycan DD-metalloendopeptidase family protein, whose translation MRKSAVRVAVAAFLASAATGCSSDASRFTGIFDKDNLTTASIPQRQGGGAYGAPPIPAEDVGTGGRYQSAAVAPARAPVANQGYQNSGAYPVASASPVRAVSSAPIQRAQLAPPTAQPLPPARDMQTRQEAMAQPMPPRVSSAPAMKAQAPAVMSDAVTTGSTPAANGWSVGNAPKVTLRPGETAATLSKRYGVPEQEILKANNGRLVPGQIVVIPTYANRSNPAKMAAGAIDLPKNSPQPGPADQSQKVAVVPGAPPLRDKAQAEAGKLTPPASGGQPGAGSYTVKAGDSLAKIARATNTPIDQLKAMNGITDGNLKVGQTLKVGGSGDAVKTASIPSKPADKPMAAVADKAEAAAAKAEAAQPKAQEKPAAAQTASLSDVQNKMDNTTPAPSSTGIGKYRWPVTGAVIASFGQNVNGSRNDGIDISVPEGTPIKAAENGVVIYAGNGLKQLGNTVLIRHDDGKVTVYGHASNISVSRGQKIQRGQTIATSGMSGDAKRPQVHFEVRKDASPVNPSTYLE comes from the coding sequence ATGAGAAAGTCAGCCGTACGCGTTGCCGTAGCGGCCTTTCTGGCGAGTGCAGCAACGGGATGCAGTTCCGACGCGTCTCGCTTTACGGGTATCTTTGATAAGGATAACCTGACAACGGCATCTATCCCGCAGCGTCAGGGCGGCGGTGCCTATGGTGCTCCTCCAATTCCTGCTGAGGATGTTGGTACAGGTGGCCGATATCAGTCCGCTGCTGTCGCGCCGGCGCGGGCGCCCGTTGCCAATCAGGGCTATCAAAACTCTGGGGCGTATCCGGTCGCGAGCGCATCTCCGGTCCGCGCTGTTTCTTCGGCGCCAATCCAGCGTGCGCAACTTGCCCCGCCGACGGCACAGCCTCTGCCGCCCGCTCGTGACATGCAGACCCGTCAGGAAGCCATGGCGCAGCCAATGCCGCCGCGGGTTTCGTCTGCTCCTGCAATGAAGGCGCAGGCTCCGGCTGTGATGAGCGATGCTGTGACAACTGGCTCCACGCCAGCAGCGAATGGCTGGTCTGTCGGCAACGCTCCGAAGGTCACACTTCGTCCGGGTGAAACTGCGGCGACGCTTTCCAAGCGTTACGGTGTTCCGGAGCAGGAAATCCTGAAGGCCAACAATGGCCGCCTGGTCCCTGGTCAGATCGTCGTAATCCCTACCTACGCCAATCGTAGCAACCCGGCAAAGATGGCGGCTGGCGCTATTGATCTGCCAAAGAACAGCCCGCAGCCAGGTCCTGCCGATCAGAGCCAGAAGGTTGCTGTGGTGCCTGGTGCCCCGCCGCTGCGTGACAAGGCTCAGGCCGAGGCAGGCAAGTTGACGCCGCCCGCATCGGGTGGTCAGCCAGGCGCCGGCTCCTACACCGTAAAAGCAGGAGACAGCCTCGCGAAGATCGCACGCGCCACCAATACGCCGATCGACCAGTTGAAGGCCATGAACGGCATTACGGATGGCAATCTCAAAGTTGGCCAGACGCTTAAGGTTGGTGGTTCCGGAGATGCGGTCAAGACTGCCTCCATCCCGAGTAAGCCAGCCGACAAGCCCATGGCGGCTGTTGCTGACAAGGCGGAAGCTGCTGCTGCAAAGGCCGAAGCTGCCCAGCCAAAGGCACAGGAAAAGCCCGCGGCTGCACAGACCGCCAGCCTGAGCGATGTTCAGAACAAGATGGACAATACGACGCCTGCGCCAAGCTCCACCGGTATCGGAAAATATCGTTGGCCGGTCACTGGTGCGGTGATCGCTTCATTCGGCCAGAACGTTAACGGTAGCCGCAATGACGGTATCGATATCTCGGTTCCGGAAGGCACGCCGATCAAGGCTGCGGAAAATGGCGTCGTTATCTACGCAGGTAACGGTCTCAAGCAGCTTGGTAATACAGTCCTGATCCGCCATGACGATGGCAAGGTGACGGTCTACGGTCACGCGTCGAACATCTCGGTGTCTCGTGGCCAGAAAATCCAGCGCGGCCAGACGATTGCAACGTCCGGCATGAGTGGTGATGCGAAGCGCCCGCAAGTCCACTTCGAAGTCCGGAAGGACGCAAGCCCCGTGAACCCTTCGACTTATCTCGAATAG